One part of the Chryseobacterium sp. 7 genome encodes these proteins:
- the asnS gene encoding asparagine--tRNA ligase, which produces MKKQTIKEVLKDYKKVLHHDITVYGWVRSFRANRFIALNDGSTINNLQIVVDFENFDEAILKNISTASSLKVVGEVVESQGAGQSVEIIAKKIIVLGDNFTEELQSTILQPKKHSLEKLREQAHLRFRTNLFGAVFRVRHAVSFAVHSFFNQNQFFYINTPVITGADAEGAGEMFGVTNFDLNNMPKTEEGEIDFSQDFFGKKTNLTVSGQLEGETAAMGLGRIYTFGPTFRAENSNTTRHLAEFWMIEPEVAFNNLEDNIDLAEDFLKYVIQYVLDNCKDDLEFLDNRFAEEQKTKPEKERAKEGLIEKLQNVVAKRFKRVSYTEAIEILLNSKENKKGKFAYPVESWGTDLQSEHERYLVEKHFESPVVLFDYPKEIKAFYMKLNDDNKTVAAMDVLFPGIGEIIGGSEREARLDVLKQKMADMHVDEHELWWYLDTRKFGSVPHAGFGLGLERLVLFVTGMTNIRDVIPFPRTPKSAEF; this is translated from the coding sequence ATGAAAAAGCAAACGATCAAAGAAGTCCTAAAGGATTACAAGAAAGTATTACATCATGACATTACCGTTTACGGATGGGTAAGATCCTTCCGTGCTAATCGCTTTATTGCGCTTAATGATGGTTCTACGATTAATAATTTGCAGATAGTTGTTGATTTCGAAAATTTTGATGAAGCGATCCTTAAGAATATCAGTACAGCTTCTTCCCTTAAAGTAGTAGGAGAGGTGGTAGAAAGCCAGGGAGCTGGACAATCTGTGGAAATTATTGCTAAAAAGATCATCGTTTTAGGAGATAACTTTACAGAAGAACTTCAGAGTACAATTCTTCAGCCTAAAAAACACAGCCTTGAAAAGCTTCGTGAGCAGGCACACTTAAGATTCAGAACAAACCTTTTCGGTGCAGTGTTCAGAGTGCGCCACGCGGTAAGTTTTGCAGTTCACTCGTTCTTCAACCAGAACCAGTTTTTCTATATTAACACTCCGGTTATTACAGGAGCGGATGCAGAAGGAGCAGGTGAAATGTTTGGAGTAACAAACTTTGACCTGAACAATATGCCGAAAACTGAAGAAGGGGAAATTGATTTCTCTCAGGATTTCTTCGGTAAAAAAACCAACCTTACCGTTTCCGGACAGCTTGAAGGAGAAACTGCTGCAATGGGATTGGGAAGAATCTATACTTTCGGACCTACTTTCCGTGCTGAAAATTCTAACACTACAAGACACCTTGCAGAGTTCTGGATGATTGAACCGGAAGTGGCATTCAACAACCTTGAAGATAACATCGACCTTGCGGAAGATTTCTTAAAATATGTAATCCAGTATGTATTGGATAATTGTAAAGATGATCTTGAATTCTTAGACAACCGTTTTGCAGAAGAGCAGAAAACAAAACCGGAAAAAGAAAGAGCAAAAGAAGGTCTTATCGAAAAACTTCAGAATGTAGTGGCTAAACGTTTCAAGCGTGTAAGCTATACAGAAGCTATCGAAATCTTATTGAACTCTAAAGAAAACAAAAAAGGAAAATTTGCTTACCCGGTTGAGAGTTGGGGAACTGACCTTCAGTCTGAGCATGAAAGATATCTTGTAGAAAAACATTTTGAGAGCCCGGTAGTATTATTTGACTATCCGAAAGAAATCAAAGCGTTCTATATGAAACTGAATGATGATAATAAAACCGTTGCTGCTATGGATGTTCTTTTCCCTGGTATCGGTGAAATCATTGGTGGGTCAGAGAGAGAAGCAAGATTGGATGTTTTAAAACAAAAAATGGCAGATATGCACGTAGATGAGCACGAACTTTGGTGGTACCTTGATACCAGAAAATTCGGTTCTGTGCCGCATGCAGGCTTTGGTTTAGGATTGGAAAGACTGGTTCTTTTCGTAACAGGAATGACGAATATCAGGGACGTAATTCCTTTCCCTAGAACACCGAAAAGCGCTGAATTCTAG
- the rpoN gene encoding RNA polymerase factor sigma-54, with translation MLKQHLQLKLGQKLAPQQIQLMKLIQLHTLEFEEELERELEENPALEIAKEDSKEDDYSSLEDAYQDEGTESIETDFDVNEYIYDDEPSYKTASSNYSPDDEEFDNESLLTEGQSLYDYLTEQIHLVNINEEDLKIAEYLIGNLDTDGYLRREIKSIVDDLAFSQGIYTTKERVEDILENYVQKLDPSGVGARGLQECLLLQIEKKVSSDKAVSLAANILRHQFEALTNKHYNKIIQKYDIEEDDLKDALDEISKLSPKVGGNFDTQTITINQEIIPDFVIQVKDGQVIPMLNSKNAPTLRVSEEYKDILTTYSHDKNSSEHKQAALFIKQKLDAAKWYIDAINQRQNTLLQTITAIVKFQKDYFITGDEKSLKPMILKDIADITGFDISTISRVVKSKYADTPNGIVYLKDLFSDSLTNDDGEEVSTKEIKTHLQEVIGKENKRKPLTDDALVVILKEQGYNIARRTIAKYREQLNIPVARLRKEL, from the coding sequence ATGCTTAAACAACACTTACAACTCAAATTAGGACAGAAGCTGGCCCCTCAGCAGATCCAGTTGATGAAGCTTATTCAGCTCCATACTCTTGAATTTGAAGAGGAGTTGGAGAGAGAGTTAGAAGAAAATCCGGCTTTGGAAATTGCAAAAGAAGATTCTAAAGAGGATGATTATTCTTCTCTGGAAGACGCTTATCAGGATGAGGGTACAGAAAGCATTGAAACAGATTTCGACGTCAATGAATATATCTATGACGACGAACCAAGCTATAAAACCGCATCCAGCAACTATTCTCCGGATGATGAGGAATTTGATAACGAAAGCCTTCTAACGGAGGGACAATCTTTATACGACTATCTTACAGAACAGATTCATTTGGTTAATATCAATGAAGAAGATCTTAAGATTGCAGAATATCTTATCGGAAACTTAGATACAGACGGCTATCTGAGAAGAGAGATCAAATCTATTGTGGATGATCTTGCTTTCTCACAGGGGATTTATACAACGAAGGAAAGAGTAGAGGATATTCTTGAGAATTATGTTCAGAAACTGGATCCGTCCGGTGTAGGAGCAAGAGGACTTCAGGAATGTTTACTATTACAAATTGAAAAGAAAGTAAGCTCAGACAAAGCAGTGTCTTTGGCTGCCAATATCTTAAGACATCAGTTTGAAGCCTTAACGAATAAGCACTATAACAAGATCATTCAGAAATATGATATTGAAGAAGATGATCTGAAAGATGCTCTGGATGAAATCTCAAAACTGTCTCCAAAAGTAGGAGGGAACTTTGATACCCAAACCATTACGATCAATCAGGAAATTATTCCGGATTTTGTGATTCAGGTGAAAGACGGACAGGTAATTCCTATGCTGAACAGTAAGAATGCGCCTACCTTAAGAGTTTCTGAAGAATATAAAGATATTCTGACTACTTATTCTCATGATAAGAATTCATCAGAACATAAGCAGGCTGCATTATTTATCAAGCAAAAACTGGATGCCGCAAAATGGTATATTGATGCCATTAATCAGCGTCAGAATACATTATTACAGACCATTACAGCTATTGTAAAGTTCCAGAAGGATTATTTTATTACTGGTGACGAAAAGTCGCTGAAACCAATGATTCTGAAGGATATTGCAGATATTACAGGATTTGATATCTCTACCATTTCAAGGGTGGTAAAAAGTAAGTATGCAGATACCCCGAATGGAATTGTATATCTGAAGGATCTGTTCTCTGACAGCTTAACGAATGATGACGGAGAAGAAGTGTCTACCAAAGAGATCAAAACCCATCTTCAGGAAGTTATTGGTAAAGAAAATAAGAGGAAACCGCTTACTGATGATGCATTAGTGGTCATTCTGAAAGAACAGGGGTATAATATTGCCAGAAGAACAATTGCAAAATATCGTGAACAGCTCAATATTCCTGTCGCAAGATTAAGAAAAGAACTTTAA
- a CDS encoding beta-carotene 15,15'-monooxygenase codes for MPEFDLDSFKKTWQEQPVQPKYDNNEILQMLNRKSRNYVKYIFWISVLEFLFFSVFGLFYFFQEEESESFRKMLERLGAQEAPEVENNFGHVYLAIKILSLLITAYFVLKFYQNYRKIKIEENLKGLITRIIKFKTTVNAFILISIVLLVVFTFVLTAFIFYTLNSQNIQPSGSNLTIIIAGIVVSTLLAVSMIWFYYRLVYGIIIRKLDKNLKQLKEIDSQES; via the coding sequence ATGCCTGAATTTGATCTAGATAGTTTTAAAAAAACCTGGCAGGAACAGCCTGTTCAGCCTAAATATGACAACAATGAGATTCTCCAGATGTTGAACAGAAAATCACGCAATTATGTGAAGTATATTTTCTGGATCAGTGTTTTAGAATTTCTTTTCTTTTCCGTATTTGGGTTATTCTACTTTTTTCAGGAAGAAGAATCTGAAAGTTTCCGTAAAATGCTCGAAAGATTAGGGGCACAAGAGGCTCCTGAAGTAGAAAACAACTTCGGTCATGTTTATCTGGCGATAAAAATTTTAAGCCTGCTGATCACAGCTTATTTTGTACTGAAATTCTATCAGAATTACCGGAAAATCAAAATTGAGGAAAATCTGAAGGGTCTGATTACCAGAATTATTAAATTCAAAACAACAGTGAATGCATTTATTCTGATCAGCATTGTATTGCTGGTAGTATTTACTTTTGTACTGACTGCATTCATATTTTATACTTTAAACTCTCAGAATATACAGCCAAGCGGCTCCAATCTTACCATCATCATCGCGGGAATTGTTGTCAGTACCTTGCTCGCTGTCTCTATGATCTGGTTTTATTACAGATTGGTATATGGTATCATTATCAGAAAGCTTGATAAAAATTTAAAACAGCTTAAAGAAATAGATTCTCAGGAAAGTTAA
- a CDS encoding helix-turn-helix domain-containing protein, whose amino-acid sequence MMKIKCLLLFLIIGVVFCHAQANNEEKNTPEQRTYEELEKEFYSSRMGEGNSKSIADYYLKKAKSENNTARIAEGYVMRHFEENLSDALKDFDSLQHITQNSKQNTYPARIYLLRGNLYFRNNNLQSALNNYILGLKYAKEKGNKRQIAMAHISIAYLNNYIGKHEETAKVLRHYAYDADYMNEDEKRTLKLNLADAYIEINKMDSAYILIQDGLQESRKNKDFYRYYENLGLLGYYNLHSKKYQKAIDGLLECEKYFFTNNNSDTRSQNYTLLYLGKSYAGLQQKEKAVDFFRKIDSMVLKTNYIYPELRDVYTYLIDYYKENSDTEKQLYYVERFLKVDNVLYTQFRYISRELPRRYDTPELQQEKEDITNELTKRKSLFYIVLSLLLISHLLFINVYFKYKKSEKNYKKIAQDLILSANERRFDRDYKSEPEKESFSEPLPVENAGNSEERITKTISEDIAQTILAELETFESKDQFLSRGITLGSLAKKIKTNSKYLSEIINTHKGKNFATYLNDLRIDYAISRLANDRKFRSYKIPFIAEELGYNNEQAFTLAFKKRTGTPLSIYLKEIENMTGK is encoded by the coding sequence ATGATGAAAATAAAATGTCTACTACTGTTTTTGATTATTGGCGTTGTGTTTTGTCATGCACAGGCCAATAATGAAGAAAAAAATACCCCGGAACAAAGGACTTATGAAGAATTGGAAAAAGAATTCTACAGTAGCCGTATGGGAGAAGGAAACAGTAAAAGTATTGCAGATTATTATCTTAAAAAAGCAAAATCTGAAAACAATACGGCCCGTATTGCTGAAGGATATGTCATGCGTCATTTCGAAGAGAATTTATCTGATGCATTAAAGGATTTTGACAGCCTGCAGCATATCACTCAAAATTCTAAACAAAATACTTATCCGGCCAGAATTTATCTGTTAAGGGGAAATCTTTATTTTAGAAATAATAATCTCCAGTCTGCATTGAATAATTATATCCTTGGACTGAAATATGCCAAAGAAAAAGGAAATAAAAGGCAGATTGCCATGGCACATATCAGTATTGCCTATCTTAATAATTATATCGGAAAACACGAAGAAACTGCTAAAGTACTAAGGCACTACGCTTATGATGCAGATTATATGAATGAGGATGAGAAAAGAACGCTCAAACTGAATCTGGCTGATGCTTACATAGAAATCAATAAGATGGATTCTGCTTATATCCTGATACAGGATGGTTTACAGGAATCCAGGAAAAATAAAGATTTTTACCGTTATTATGAGAACCTTGGGCTTTTGGGATATTATAATCTGCATTCAAAAAAATACCAGAAAGCCATTGACGGCCTATTAGAATGTGAAAAATATTTCTTTACAAACAATAATAGTGATACAAGAAGCCAGAATTATACTCTTTTATATTTGGGAAAATCTTATGCTGGACTTCAACAAAAAGAGAAAGCTGTAGATTTTTTCCGAAAGATAGACTCTATGGTTCTTAAAACAAACTATATTTATCCCGAACTGCGGGATGTATACACCTATCTGATTGATTATTATAAAGAAAACAGCGATACCGAGAAGCAATTATATTACGTAGAGCGGTTTTTAAAAGTGGACAATGTACTGTATACCCAATTCAGATATATTTCCAGAGAGCTTCCGAGAAGATATGATACGCCGGAACTTCAGCAGGAAAAAGAAGATATTACCAACGAGCTTACAAAAAGAAAAAGCCTTTTTTATATTGTTCTAAGTCTTTTGCTGATATCACACCTGCTATTCATTAATGTTTATTTTAAATATAAAAAGTCTGAAAAGAACTATAAAAAGATTGCTCAGGATCTTATTCTGTCTGCTAATGAAAGAAGATTTGATAGAGACTATAAATCTGAACCGGAAAAAGAATCCTTCTCTGAACCTCTTCCTGTAGAAAATGCAGGAAATTCTGAAGAGAGAATCACCAAAACAATTTCGGAAGATATTGCGCAAACCATTTTAGCAGAACTTGAGACCTTTGAAAGCAAGGATCAGTTCTTAAGCAGAGGAATTACGCTGGGAAGTCTTGCCAAAAAAATAAAAACCAACTCGAAATATCTGTCGGAAATTATCAATACCCACAAAGGAAAAAACTTTGCCACCTATCTGAATGATCTCCGTATTGATTATGCCATCAGCAGACTGGCGAATGACAGAAAATTCAGGTCTTATAAAATTCCTTTTATTGCCGAAGAATTAGGATATAATAATGAACAGGCTTTCACTTTAGCCTTCAAAAAAAGAACCGGAACACCTCTTTCTATTTATCTGAAAGAAATTGAAAATATGACCGGAAAATAG
- a CDS encoding carboxypeptidase-like regulatory domain-containing protein translates to MKIVSVLGALLLSISMYSQKISGKVINENNEVVSYCSVSLENINTSTITDINGNYSIDIPENAKKSDYIIFESNGYEDKKLTIEGITSNANITLNKKANAIQEISIIGKKTKKDVLGYKSRPMLTFSKMFDQNVPTIEQGQIFNIYKWTKLNSYNFYIIPSSKFKEITLKLNVYSVKNNLPDESLLQENIIFKTNTTGWQTIDLGKYKLIYNDLDQLAITLQLVENVPQDNVDFVFGISAKKTLSKDLLFRYQSQGKWEASGGNFISNIDINYMKDKK, encoded by the coding sequence ATGAAAATTGTATCGGTACTAGGTGCTCTCTTACTTAGTATAAGTATGTATTCTCAAAAAATATCCGGAAAGGTTATCAATGAAAATAATGAGGTTGTTTCTTACTGCTCAGTAAGCCTGGAAAATATAAATACAAGTACAATTACAGATATCAATGGGAATTATTCTATAGATATCCCCGAAAATGCGAAAAAAAGTGATTATATCATCTTTGAATCCAATGGTTATGAAGATAAAAAACTAACCATAGAAGGAATAACTTCCAATGCCAATATTACATTAAACAAAAAGGCCAATGCTATTCAGGAAATCAGTATAATTGGAAAAAAAACAAAGAAAGATGTTTTGGGATATAAAAGCAGGCCAATGCTCACTTTCTCTAAAATGTTTGATCAGAATGTTCCCACCATTGAACAGGGACAAATATTCAATATTTATAAATGGACTAAACTTAACAGCTATAATTTTTACATTATTCCGAGCTCTAAATTCAAGGAAATTACTTTAAAGCTCAATGTATACTCTGTAAAGAATAATTTACCGGATGAATCTCTCCTACAGGAAAATATAATATTTAAAACCAATACTACAGGCTGGCAAACCATTGATCTGGGAAAATATAAACTTATTTATAATGATCTGGATCAGCTGGCGATTACCTTACAACTTGTTGAAAATGTACCTCAGGATAATGTAGATTTCGTTTTCGGAATCTCTGCAAAAAAAACATTGTCCAAGGACTTACTGTTCCGTTATCAAAGTCAGGGAAAATGGGAAGCCAGTGGAGGGAACTTTATCTCCAATATTGATATTAATTATATGAAGGATAAAAAGTAA
- a CDS encoding RNA polymerase sigma factor produces the protein MDSREKEFAQLIKDNQGLIIKVSRLYTNSLEDEEDLFQEIVLQLWRSYDSFKGNSKISTWMYRVALNTAITLFRKKSKSLPTNELDINHRDFVEDDDEKQQQVSLLYTVIKTLPNVERAIVMMYLDDLPYKDIAENLGITEVNARVKMNRLKKTLKEQMEKYA, from the coding sequence ATGGATTCCAGAGAAAAAGAATTTGCGCAGCTTATCAAAGATAATCAGGGACTGATTATTAAGGTATCGCGTCTTTACACCAATTCTCTGGAGGATGAAGAGGATCTTTTCCAGGAAATCGTGTTACAGCTCTGGAGAAGTTATGATTCTTTTAAAGGAAATTCCAAGATTTCAACCTGGATGTATCGTGTAGCGCTCAATACTGCCATTACTCTTTTTAGAAAAAAAAGCAAAAGCCTTCCTACCAATGAGCTGGACATCAATCACAGAGATTTTGTGGAAGATGATGATGAAAAACAGCAACAGGTATCACTTTTGTATACTGTAATCAAGACTCTTCCTAATGTGGAAAGAGCTATTGTCATGATGTATCTTGACGATCTGCCTTACAAGGACATTGCAGAAAACCTCGGAATTACTGAAGTTAATGCACGTGTAAAAATGAACAGATTAAAGAAAACCCTTAAAGAACAGATGGAAAAATATGCCTGA
- a CDS encoding LA_2272 family surface repeat-containing protein: MKTRILLITVLLFGSLAYASDSLKADSLKPRLIAASPSKNVRNVNGILFKYYDEEDHFKPKKVNGLGMGFNFLGVFLPPLMLFNLSLPSNDDYVIVPREKMNKINGLQLSLINMEPTVTNGLEVNVSSNMNTYAVTNGMSFSPFFNLHHEMKGLSVAPLANIGHKCRGIQIGLYNKCDDFRGIQIGGWNENGRRKLPLINWNFKKQKRK, translated from the coding sequence ATGAAAACACGAATTTTATTAATAACAGTTCTTTTATTCGGCAGTCTGGCATATGCATCAGACAGTTTAAAAGCAGATTCTTTGAAACCGAGATTGATTGCTGCTTCACCTTCAAAGAATGTCCGAAACGTCAATGGAATTTTATTCAAATATTATGATGAAGAAGATCATTTTAAGCCTAAAAAAGTAAACGGTTTGGGAATGGGATTCAATTTTCTGGGTGTTTTCCTGCCGCCGTTAATGCTGTTCAATTTAAGTTTACCCAGCAACGATGATTATGTTATTGTTCCCCGGGAAAAGATGAATAAAATCAACGGACTTCAGTTGTCGCTCATCAATATGGAACCCACGGTTACTAATGGTTTGGAGGTCAATGTTTCGAGTAATATGAATACCTATGCGGTAACCAATGGTATGTCTTTCTCTCCGTTTTTTAATCTGCATCATGAAATGAAAGGGCTTTCTGTAGCGCCATTAGCCAATATAGGGCATAAATGCAGAGGAATACAGATCGGTTTGTATAATAAATGTGATGATTTCAGAGGAATACAAATTGGCGGATGGAATGAGAACGGAAGACGAAAACTTCCTTTAATCAACTGGAATTTTAAGAAACAAAAAAGAAAATAA
- a CDS encoding AMP-binding protein encodes MPLSYVYGTSDVPLLGQTIGANLKRTVEKYPHQEALVCVHQNYRATYQEFYNQTTAVAKALLLLGAKAGDRIGIWSSNRYEWVLLQFATARIGTILVNINPAYRTHELTYVLNQSEIRFIFSSLSFKSSNYKEMVEYAKEVCPTLEHEIFFDENWEEFVNNGQDISDEVLHSFEEHVQFDDPVNIQYTSGTTGFPKGVTLSHHNILNNGYFIGIRLKYTEKDRVCIPVPFYHCFGMVIGNMCCVAHGACMVIPNDSFDPDITLKAVSDEKCTSLYGVPTMFIAELAVKDFDTYDFSSLRTGVMAGSVCPPEIMKKVESLMNIKEMSICYGMTETSPVSTQTLIGTPLEKQVSTVGTVQDHLEIKIIDENGRTLQRGEHGELCTRGYSVMLKYWNDPENTKKILDDARWMHTGDMAVMDKDGYITISGRIKDLIIRGGENISPKEIEDFLYTYTNILDVQIIGVPSERFGEEVMAWVKVRKGFTITEEELQEYCKGRIAHYKVPKYWKFVDEFPMTISGKIRKVEMREISMRELGLENVKQS; translated from the coding sequence ATGCCCTTATCTTATGTATATGGAACTTCTGATGTTCCATTATTAGGACAGACCATCGGAGCCAACCTTAAAAGGACTGTCGAAAAATACCCTCATCAGGAAGCACTAGTCTGTGTTCATCAGAATTACAGAGCTACTTACCAGGAATTTTATAATCAGACCACTGCCGTTGCGAAAGCTTTACTGCTTTTAGGAGCAAAAGCAGGAGACAGAATCGGAATATGGTCTTCTAATCGCTATGAATGGGTTCTTTTGCAATTTGCTACGGCGAGGATAGGAACCATTTTAGTGAATATCAATCCGGCCTACAGAACTCACGAATTGACATATGTTCTTAACCAATCCGAAATTCGTTTTATTTTTTCTTCTTTAAGTTTCAAATCCAGCAACTACAAAGAAATGGTGGAATACGCCAAAGAAGTGTGCCCAACTTTGGAGCATGAGATTTTCTTTGATGAAAACTGGGAAGAATTTGTGAACAATGGCCAGGATATTTCAGATGAAGTCCTTCACAGTTTTGAAGAGCATGTACAGTTTGATGATCCTGTTAATATTCAATATACTTCAGGAACTACAGGTTTCCCGAAAGGTGTTACCCTTTCTCATCATAATATTCTCAACAATGGTTATTTTATTGGTATCCGATTAAAATATACGGAAAAAGACCGTGTCTGTATACCTGTTCCTTTTTATCACTGCTTTGGAATGGTCATCGGAAATATGTGCTGTGTGGCTCATGGAGCGTGTATGGTAATTCCGAATGACAGTTTTGATCCGGATATCACTTTGAAAGCTGTTTCTGACGAAAAATGTACGTCTTTGTACGGTGTACCCACCATGTTTATTGCTGAACTGGCTGTAAAAGATTTTGATACGTATGATTTTTCAAGTTTAAGAACAGGCGTTATGGCTGGTTCAGTATGCCCTCCGGAGATTATGAAAAAGGTAGAAAGCCTTATGAACATTAAGGAAATGAGCATTTGCTACGGGATGACGGAAACTTCGCCGGTATCTACTCAAACTTTGATTGGAACCCCATTGGAGAAGCAGGTAAGTACTGTAGGAACTGTTCAGGATCATCTTGAAATAAAGATTATTGATGAAAATGGAAGAACTTTACAACGAGGAGAGCATGGGGAACTTTGTACAAGAGGCTACTCTGTTATGCTGAAATACTGGAACGATCCCGAAAACACAAAAAAAATACTGGATGATGCCCGCTGGATGCATACCGGAGATATGGCTGTAATGGACAAAGACGGCTATATTACCATTTCCGGGAGGATAAAAGACCTCATCATCCGTGGCGGAGAAAATATCTCACCGAAAGAAATTGAAGACTTTTTATATACCTATACCAACATTCTGGATGTTCAGATTATTGGAGTTCCGAGTGAAAGATTCGGGGAGGAAGTAATGGCGTGGGTGAAGGTAAGAAAAGGATTTACCATCACAGAAGAAGAGCTTCAGGAATACTGCAAAGGAAGAATTGCTCACTACAAAGTCCCAAAATACTGGAAATTTGTAGATGAATTCCCAATGACTATTTCAGGAAAGATAAGGAAAGTAGAGATGCGGGAGATTTCTATGAGAGAATTGGGGTTAGAGAATGTAAAACAAAGCTGA